The DNA region GATTTGTAGTATGcttaaaagtataaaataaataagaacgCTACAGAGACGTGTAATATGAAACACCCTGTATATATAAACCAATGATCGTGCATATTCCAATTTCTGAAAACTTACtttcgttttgtttttcttagaaGAGAGTACATAGTCTTCCAGATCGAAGtcaatgataataataatattcaGTGGCTCAGCATACGTAAGTTTATGTTgtgtttaacatatgtttttgaaataacaatCTAAACTTAATTGGATACTTTGAACTTTCGTAAGGTTAaattcaatctttaaaaaaagtatctAAGATCTAtacatttatcaatattataagAGTAAAGCGGTCGATAAATCAGACATGAACGCAGATATTACTGGGGGATGTAGCTTTTGCAGCCAAAGGTCATTAAATTTACTGAGATGTAGCCGGTGTAAGGAGATGTACTACTGCTCCAAGGACTGTCAGAGAGGGCACTGGAGGGAAGGGCATAGAAAACATTGTGTAGCGGTGAACAATCAGGGTAAGAGTAAGTTATATAGCGTAGTATCATTTATTTTAGTTAAACACCGTTTAAAatgatttcgttgttaagtgtAAAATGAATTGTACTTTGAATTTGATTATCGTAACGTTAGAAATCTTACActagaaaatttgtttttaacaatagTCCTCTCCATGGGAGAGAATCGAAGAAACGTCTGCAGCTTTTGTGGAGAGGAGTCTCCCGATTTACTGAGATGTAGTCGATGTAAGGAGGTGTACTACTGCTCCAGGGACTGTCAGAGAGGACACTGGAGAGAGGGGCACAGAGAAGATTGCAAGGAAGAAATCAAATACACTGGTAAAACATGCGTATCATAACAGGGCTGTTGTGGTAGTTGTGTTGATTTGACACATTTAAAGTCATGATATATGATCTGAACATCAGCAGAAATAAAGATGTCTTTcgtaaattttcaatttctacaTTTATGTTCGCAAACcgaattcttttaaaagtttttaatagTAAAATCATGATATGGTTTGGATTTTTATGTAGTAAAtctgcaaaaatattttaaatagtctCTTTATCTGAGATGTACTATAACAATACAATcaatccttaaaaaaattacagttatTTGTTACAAAAAGCTAGTAAATTGGTATATAATGTccattacatgtaaaaagtacTTGTTGTAATCCTGGACAGCGATGTAACCTTGTGATCTATTTCCAACAGATTTTACCTCAACTGATGCAGTGTGTGGGTTCTGCTGTATAAAAACGAACCAATTGAAAAAGTGCAGCGGGTGTAAAGATGTGTCTTATTGCTCTAAGGAGTGTCAGAAACAAGATTGGAGTCGGGGACACAAAAATAACTgtaaaaaagttggaaacaAAGAAAGGCCTCCTCTTCTAGGAGTGTCTATGGAAGACAACTCTAGCAAAAATAAAACGACCCCTGTTATGACAGATTCggaaagatgctcaaaatgtaaaaatggtGGCGAATTAAAATTTTGCCAGGGATgtaaaaaacagaaatattgtTCTGTCAAGTGTCAGAAAGCGGACTGGAAAAGTCATAAAGTTAATTGTTTAAAGGAACAAGGGAAAAGTATTagagaaaatgaaaaaagggCCGGGGATTTGTTACCTATATGTGCTTTTTGCAGAAATAAGAAGACATCTCTCGCTTGCTCGGGCTGTAAATCCGTGTATTATTGTTCCGAGCCTTGTCAGAAACTAGACTGGGTCACACACAAAACATTTTGTAGATCCCAAAAAATCCAACCAAAAATCAGAGAGACACTTAACAGCGTGCAATGCTCCATTCTTGGTCTTGTCACACCTGAGGAACACCAGGGGAAGAATCCAAACGACGGGAAACTACTCCCTTCAGCGGAACAGATGCGTCTCTTTCAGAGTGCCCATTGCCGTCAGTGTCAAAGAAAGTCAATTGAGATACCTTGCCCTTACTGCAAGACAGTCATGTATTGCTCAATAGTATGTCGAGATCTTCATGAAACAGTCCATCAAAAGTCCTGCAGTTTTTTGCAGAACCAATCACACCAAGAAAATGCATCTGAAAAAACGgataatttttcttctttcagTATATCTGAAGTAGATTTTAATGTTGAATATTCACCACACCATGCTATAATGCCATTTGGAAAGAATCCGTTGTTCATTGATGATGGTGCAGATCTAGATTTGATAATAGAAAGATCAGAACAATCACGTCTTGCAGCTATGACAAAAACTCGTCACAAGTTTCCGGACCACACTTTAGTAGTCCGCATCAGGGAAATCCCTCTGGAGACAAAGTTTGCTTCAAACATTCACACATGTTCGCAACCCTTCGTGTTCCTTTCCTACATTAGAAGGTATCATCAGTACAGAGGACGCCATAATGTTTATTTACAGGTTTGCTTATTATCTTAACACTCTTTTGATCATTTCCGGATTTTTAGTCTAATAGAGATTAGAGACAGGcactttttgttattatttaataaaaattacccCTTGACAAGTCATCTTAGCAAGgcctaaaaaaacaaaatcacttaaGAAAAACGTGCAAATCATATGATAATACTGTCACATTGTTTAATCTGTATTCATctcatttcaaaatatacaataaCACATTGTTGCACATAgtaaatattagaaaaaaatgctttagcAGAAAAggtaaacaattaaatattcatgaaagaaTTGTCAGATAAGGAGGGACTATTGAAAGTAAGAGCCAGTCGGCGTTGGAGTGTGATTGGTTCTAGTTTTCCATTCTAGTTAAGAGAtaattttgtgtaatcattCGAAGTTAAAATTTACTCTGTGACGTATATCTGAAGAAATCTTGGAAAGTTGCCTTTCTATCgatattcatatttttgttcAAGTCACATTGTAGAGCTGTGGATTTGTAGCTCTACTATTTTTTGTCTCTATTTTCAGGACTCTGAACGGCGGGAGATTTACGCTAGTTTCTACCTCCCAAATGATGACCCTTCACCATACTTCCGATGGAGTGACGTAGTTCCTGGGAATTTCATCGCCATTTTGTCACCTTGCATACATTTTTTCAATGACGGGACGGTCGGTTTACGAGTGGACAAAGCCAGTTATGTTTACTGCTTTGATGTAAAGGACTAACGACGATTTATGTTTGGAAAAATACATCTACGAGTGTCAGTAATTGTATAGctatcaaaaataatattttcaatgtaaGACGatgaaaatttataatataaatacatgaaGTTAATGTTTGTGAAATGATTTCGGATTGAATTGAAGTTTCATTTATTTGATGCCCATATATGATGTGTCAGACATTACAGGATTGCTAAAGTCAGTTTGCTCATTCAGATACTATTATGTCATTGTAGATTTCGGTTTTCTTGATCCCTGTTGATGACTTATTCCGCCTTTATTTATGACcaaactttccttacttatttACTTACTTGTAAAATCTAGATAATAACTGTACATCTTGTACAAGGAAATCAAGTTACAATGTAATCTGATTAACAAACCATTCAATACTTTGGTACAGTGTTATGTTATTATTATTCAATCAATAAATCACAGAATTATTTTCAGCTTGTGTATAGTATCGATAAAATcttaaaacaataaagttgTAGTTGTCTAAAATTGTTTAacgttttaaacaattttttacaaataccttaaaaggtattttttttaataatcacaTTGGTAACACGAAAGCAAAATGTACAGaaatttaatgttattaaaaacatttcagatcGAAAAAAATGTCCTTATACATAAGGAACGGGAAATAACTAAACAATATAACAACATTAACTGGAAAAGAAATTTCGAAGGACGTAAGATCATTTAATTggtaataatataaaaatatattttcaaatcatattgaaaaataacattGGTAAACAAAGGTAAACAAAAGGCTTTTTCATGATAAGGACGTTAACatatttaatactttataataAATGATTGCAATTTGTTTTCAACAGACATTTATCATCTACTCTTGTTTGAACAGACCACAAATTTAAAACTATATTGGTTTTACACCACAGAAGATTTGGCGTGTAAAAAAACTCAAAAAGGACACACAACAGAAAATAGTGGAAAGAAGTTTCACATACAGAAAAATCCAGGTAACTTTGTCTTTTTTgagtttttaatatatctaaGAGAGAATATACGTTGTTACTATCATTCGATCGTTTTAAACAGTAATTCTGTTGTCTTGTGAGACAGTGAAGATTCCTTCCCCGAgagttttataataataaatttatatcaaagtattatggtttttttttttctatatgaaATGATGTGGCATTGATATTCCTAGACTCCTTTTTTCTACCTTTcgacattttatttctttacacAATCGTAGAATATCATAAGAATGCGTTATATTCGTTTCTTTTAGTTTTATAAAGTGGTTGAATTTCAACAAACAACTGTGCGGTGGACTTTAATCCTTTGGCCAGTATAATGATCTGACTGACAAAAGAGGTCCTATCATTGCCGAATTCTCTTTGTGTGACAAGTCCAGCATATTCTAATTGCTCGTGTTCTATTTTGAATTCAAAGATCATGGCTGATTTTTTGGACTTGGGAATTCAAGTCTCACCGATGTTTACATCAGTTGTTCAGATTGTGAATTTAAGTTTCAACGAGCTTGAACAGAGTCCAGTTCAAGGTTCTCTCCCAGCCATCCTTCAAGTTCTTGATCTGTcccataaaaaaatcaaaatgttccCCCAAAACACATTCAATTGATGGTTTGTCATCTCTTCgaatattaaacattaattaaaatcacttgTTACTGGACGATAATATTTTCTACAAAGGCGTTTTTAGCAGTTTGCAAGCTTTATGGCACTTGGATATGCACAACAACTCTCGCAATTTTTCTGGAAAATGTAACATGTACCCTGGAACAGCCTTACAAGATAGAGTCTCTCTACGCTCATTGTATTGCAAACAACCAATTGGATCAACTTCCTAGAAAAATCTTCCAAGGATTTGTCAATCTTAGAGCTCTAAACCTTAGCACTAACGCTATAAATGATGTTGATTTTGATAGACATCACATGAACAACATAAACATGTTAGATCTCTCACACAATTTTATTCGGTATTTTGACGAAAAGTTTACATCGCAGATAGATCTGATACCGTATTCACTTGCGATAAGTCTAGAAAGCAATCCATTAGAATGCTCCTGTTGCTCTctgtcgttcttgaaatggtttcAACAAAAAAACGAACTCACATTCTGTAACGTTCATAAATTATCATCTATATAACTGTTAGGATGCGAATGGGTCTCCTATAAACGATGGTTTTGCTACAATTGATACCATTATTCATAAACTTGATATCAAATGTAGAAACACTGAATGGTATGTTCTTGTCAATGTATCATTTTGACTGTGTTTTCTTTGCTTCTGATATGCATTTTTACCAGCTAGAAGCACAAatggaaaattcaatattttgtttatttggcTAAACGCCAAATGTTTAAGAAAGGTTACGAACGTGTGGGAGATAATACTAATTTCAAATATGACGTTTTTGTCTCTTACGCTGAAGGAAACAGGTCTTTTGCCACAAAAGAGGTCGTCAAACGACTTGAGGGAGAAGCAGGACTCAAAGTTTGTCTCCATGACAGGGACTTTGTTCCTGGTACGGACATATCTGATAATATCATTGGCGCCATTTGGCATAGCAGACAGATCATATTTGCAGTATCCTCTCACTTCATTAAGTCTGATTGGTGCGTGTATGAATTCCATATGGCAAGGTATGAGGAAACAGTAGTACTTAAACGTAACTGTTGTATACTTGTATTTCTGGGCGACATTCCTGTGAAAGAACTACCTTATAAAATCGCATAGGTTCGAGATCAGACTGTGTTTGCTGACTACCCACGAAATGGTAAGAATGAGACCAATTTGTGGAGTGTTCTTATTGATGCTGTACAAGAATAATGTCAACCGAATGATATTTATTGTTCTTGTGAGAAATGAGTGAAACCGAACCATACACTTTTGAATTTTGTGTAAACTTTTGCACATCTGTTATCTATaatgttattattaaaaaaaattgtttatgtatgTTATTCTTATATAATcacagagaaaaaaaaccatgtactaacatgtattcaatttaaaataattctatattttaaaaaaaaattatactgagtgagaaatatttatattatgccCTGATTTTTAAATGCCATTTTTTGAGATTTACCCATTTGCTAGCCAACAGTTTCcagtcaccccccccccaataaaccATTGGCAGATCTCACTACAACAATATTGTAATGTGATTGCGTTAAATTGTTACCCTTTCAGCCTAATAATTTTACCCAATGAAATAAAGGATTACATCTACGTCAAAAcggcaatcggtttttagaacgcagttcgcagttcgcaattgaatagtgaactgcgttctatagaacgcagttcgcaattcaaaatttagtgcgattgaatagtgaactgcgttctatctagaatgcagttcgcaattcaaaatttaaaattcatatttggggcccgcttgccttatatgcaattgaatagtgaactgctttctatagaacgcagttcgcaattcaaaattgagtgggattgaatagtgaactgcgttctatctagaacacagttcgcaattcaaaatttagaattcatacttggggcccgcttgccttatatgcaattgaatagtgaactgcgttctatagaacgcagttcgcaattcaaaatttagaattcatacttggggcccgcttgccttatatgcaattgaatagtgaactgcgttctatagaacgcagttcgcaattcaaaatttagaattcatatttggggcccgcttgccttatatgcaattgaatagtgaactgcgttctatagaacgcagttcgcaattcaaaatttagaattcatatttggggcccgcttgccttatatgcaattgaatagtgaactgcgttctatagaacgcagttcgcaattcaaaatttagaattcatatttggggcccgcttgccttatatgcaattgaatagtgaactgcgttctatagaacgcagttcgcaattcaaaggCTAGTGCGATttaatagtgaactgcgttctatctagaacgcagttcgcaattcaaaatttagaattcatatttggggcccccttgccttatatgcaattgaatagtgaactgcgttctatagaacgcagttcgcaattcaaaatttagtgcgattgaatagtgaactgcgttctatgtagaacgcagttcgcaattcaaaatttagaattcatatttggggcccccttgccttatatgcaattgaatagtgaactgcgttctatagaacgcagttcgcaattcaaaatttagtgcgattgaatagtaaactgcgttctatctagaacgcagttcgcaattcaaaatttaaaattcatattttgggcccccttgccttatatgcaattgaaaagtgaactgcgttctatagaacgcagttcgcaattcaaaatttagtgcgattgaatagtgaactgcgttctatctagaacgcagttcgcaattcaaaatctaGAATTCATATTAAGGGCCCGCTTGCCttctatgcaattgaatagtgaactgcgttctatagaacgcagttcgcaattcaaaatttagaattcatacttggggcccgcttgccttatatgcaattgaatagtgaactgcgttctatagaacgcagttcgcaattcaaaatttagaattcatatttggggcccgcttgccttatatgcaattgaatagtgaactgcgttctatagaacgcagttcgcaattcaaaatttagaattcatatttggggcccgcttgccttatatgcaattgaatagtgaactgcgttctatagaacgcagttcgcaattcaaaatttagaattcatatttggggcccgcttgccttctatgcaattgaatagtgaactgcgttctatagaacgcagttcgcaattcaaaatttagaattcatacttggggcccgcttgccttacagtacaggcaacgcggatcccgtgtttcccgcgccccgtcacggtataaacacatcgaggtgatcggccaggtgagacaggtatcccgcgttcccatcacggtaaactgatcatctacctgtccccgtcacggtaaaattatcgatggaaaagtatcgtatataagcgggagttatctccccgaatgacaaataaattgcatgttaatttatatttaatgacgatatttaaccagattttgacagagattataatcaaaatacttgtaatcttttttaataatttttttttatttcatagctattaaatatattattatagtatttaatttaatacttgtGCAGCAGtcgcaaataaaatattttcgattCCATTATCATATTTCAAGAAGGTcgttaaataaaaattatcatgaaatgattttaaaattatgaatgtgtacgcagtgtgattgtgttttcttaacaattaaatGGTCCGcttacatttgtattgtttgttgttgaagtCCATGCGTGTCAACTAATGATGAGCAAGTGATTCAAAATCAGGGCTTCCTATGATTAGCAACCCGGTATTTTTAGCACGTTCGGTTCATTTCTTTCAAGGTCTTCTAcgtgtaaagaacattttttgtgtattcacgttttagtgattttgtGTTGCGTTACTTTAAGTTTGGCTCGACGTTTGTCATTGCGCGAGGATTCCCACTTTCTATTGCGTTACGTTTGCGACGACAATCTTCAAGTGCGAAGCCGTGTGTTCTTCAATACTCAGTCTGACTTGAATATTTAATGTGTCCCATGGAGATAAGTCGTCCACGAATCCCAGCTACAGAAGTACCGCTCCGATGCATTCTAACTATCTCCAGCTTCAAATCGTGTCGAATACGCCCCATCGTAATGCGAAAAATCAAATGAACGTGTATCTCTAACAAATAGAGAGTACGGAGCATTAGAGATACCCAGagttgcataaaattatgtaatcgaAAGATATTGTGGGTATCCCTTGTCATGTTGTCGTGATGGTGTACCAGCTACCCGCCGTGACGGAGGTTAGCGTTCGCTCGCGACCGagccccccccctctctctctctctctgtaaacaGAATAACTAGATCATTTATTTTGAGAATGAAATGTTGTTAAACCGTATTCCTATGTTCTTACACATTTCAAACGAATTAGgaacatgttttgaaagttttgctgttgatatttcatgccgaaaaaaaaaacatttaaacatttcagtaaatgtattgatatcattttatgtgtgcttgtaattttattgtatataaagcTACTACACATATGTAAACCCGTTTTCGTAACCTaacctctcccccccccctcacctCAAAGTTTTATGTCTGTCAAAGTTAACTTTATTTGACTTTAGTCCctattgttttacacaaaggtgtgaaactatcgcactgacaggaaatcactctacgcttgaacgcacagaatacacaggaatgaggcaggtagataatctgtgtaacgattgaccaagaagaattctacatgtatatcaaacaattttactaatagttatattaaataattgattcattttactgCGTTCTTTAACAGTTAAACGTGTTTAAGATGTTCCTTCCCgcaaaaaacctccattattaagtaaacgagagagagaaaaaacacaACGAATTAAACTTTCTAAACACAGTAAATCAAGCATCACGAACATTGTAAAAACTTAACTGTTAGATatacttcttattttctttattaaaaataaaactaatagaacGAAACTTTGTCATGGAGGGAACACGTGGTAGAACtagcgggctgatttgattgacaggtgcagcacgtggactcaaatctgaaattgcatgatggattcaatcacagtgtaccatattcttttatgaatactaattttatgaatatttagaaTTGGATATTACTATATTTTACATAAGTGTACGTTAAATTACTCCTAAACGCCCCACCTCTCTAcctctccccctctctctctctcgaagCCGTACGCgatttaaactttttcttttgtcgtgaataggtgtgaaaaccctcAAGGGCATGTCGTCTTCTACCCTTTAGTTTgttaatcactacatgtatacacagaaaatgaccgtgacttaaactttatatgtatacacaagAACGCATACTGACACGTTATTATTCAAGGCGCTTTAAAGCAGCACCAACTTTATatttgaatgataattttattattgaatggaaaaaaatatttgatagttgattcccgacatttgttcatttctcaatttaaaacatacacatgtactgacagtttacggcgctatgcgtgtcaacttataaaatgagaagatgaaattgctctgcattgatacgatgaaatatttaattttaagagtGTTCTAAAAACAGGATTAAcaactaatagaaataataactgaaataagcACGTCAAATACAAAGATTACACATCACATAATTTATTTGCGTAATGTTGTGTTATGTTGTAATTCAAATGTAGTTTCCAATTTCACgaaattctatttcataaatattatttattaattttatattaatatgaaccacaatttatttacaatgcagctgtTATGCTTAAATCTGAAGTCGCATATTTGACGTGGATTTACGCGACCCGCACTGCCTGTAATGTACAGTACAGGTAAAGTAACAAGAACAAGCAGCAGCAGGAATAACGGTAAATCACACCGTCGTGGTGTCATCACGATCGCAATCCATACCGCGATCaaaaaccgcgatggtgtatcgcgggaacgataaaaataccgtgacggtaacgcgggccaatacgggatccgcgttgcctgtactgtatatgcaattgaatagtgaactgcgttctatagaacgcagttcgcaattcaaaatttagaattcatatttggggcccgcttgccttatatgaaattgaatagtgaactgcgttctatctagaacgcagtttgcaatttaaatttagaattcatatttgggtagtttttagctcaccgaaacgaagtcggggggagcttatgctataccctcggcgtcggcgtcggcgtccgaacctggttaaagtttttgttgcaggtcctgtatctaagttattacttgtcctatcttcaccaaacttgcatggatgatgcatcttgacCTACTCATGAACTTGAGAGACCTGAATGCTGAATCAGGGCCAtgagtttcagatgctggaggaggttaaggtttttggagcaagttagagtttttggtgcaggtgccctttgatagcaatttataggttactactggtcctaactttaccaaacttgcatggatggtgcatcttatgatactgatgcatcagACATGCtttaatgctgaatctgagccttaggtttcagatgctggatgaggttaaggtttttagagctggttaacgtttttggagcaggtgccctttgatgattatatcttagttattactggtcctaacttcaccaagcttgcatagatggtgcgtcttatgatactgatatacctggcaggcttgaatgctgaatctgagccataggtttcagatgctggatgaggttaaggttttaagagctggttaaagtttttggagcaggtgccctttgatgattatatcttagttattactggtcctaacttcaccaaacttgcatagatggtgtgtcGTATGATACTGATGCCTCTGACAGGAAGGAATGCCGAATCTGAGCCAtaagtttcggatgctggatgaggttaaggtttttagagctggttaaagttttggagcaggtgccctttgatgattataaCTTAGTTATCactggtcttaacttcaccaaacttatatggatggtgcgtcttataatactgatgcacctgacaggcatgaatgctgaatctgagccataggtttcggatgctgaaggaggttaaggttttaagagtttgttaaagtttttggagcaggtgccctctgatgattatatcttagttattactggtcctaacttcataaaacttgcatggatgatacGTCTtacgatactgatgcacctggcaggcttgaatgctgaatctgaggcgtatgtttcggatgctggatgagatttgtttttttggaacaggtcacaaattttatagataatagcttgcatagttgatttaactataatattaatgaactgcagaggtagcttcagatgcagatctccattatcaaagttgctaaaaaaaaattatcctatctaaaacctgcttgatagatgtgttcgttgttaaatgataaaatatgattcctatgatatagtattgtatgatatgatactattgttttatatgatacaatattatatcatatattatattgtaaaaagttatatgatacgatatgatattgtataaatttttttgtacattatgatatgatattgtattgtgatattgttatgtatagtattgtttattatgatacaatattgtataatatgatattgtataatatcacatatattatattttatcacatgctatttcatatgatattgcaacataatatagtatcatatgatatgatattgtataatatatatcatatcataagatacgatattgtataaaatgagattggtttatataatatattattatatcaatatatgaaaatgtattatatgatattgtataatgtgatattgtatcatataatacaataaagtatactatgatattgtatgatataatatagtactatatcacatgatattgtatcaattgatatgatacaatgttgtagctaattttattgtatcatatgatacaatatcctacattgtattaaatatgatacaatatcatacaatgcaatatcatgctataatattatacagtataatattgtgatgcattatgtgatatgatattgtatcatatattattatgatgtatcatatcatatcaatatcataatatattatgatattgtataatgtgatcaaatacaataatgtataacaagatacaatgtcatatcatatgttacaatatcatatttcatcattatttattacagtattttattgtaatatatgatatatattgtactggtatcataggatgcaatatagtattttatattatcgtattgataaacattgtatcatataataccctatgaaatgaacatatgagtattatacaatttttattatatgatattgttatacgatat from Crassostrea angulata isolate pt1a10 chromosome 7, ASM2561291v2, whole genome shotgun sequence includes:
- the LOC128192643 gene encoding uncharacterized protein LOC128192643 isoform X1, with protein sequence MIIIIFSGSAYSKAVDKSDMNADITGGCSFCSQRSLNLLRCSRCKEMYYCSKDCQRGHWREGHRKHCVAVNNQVLSMGENRRNVCSFCGEESPDLLRCSRCKEVYYCSRDCQRGHWREGHREDCKEEIKYTDFTSTDAVCGFCCIKTNQLKKCSGCKDVSYCSKECQKQDWSRGHKNNCKKVGNKERPPLLGVSMEDNSSKNKTTPVMTDSERCSKCKNGGELKFCQGCKKQKYCSVKCQKADWKSHKVNCLKEQGKSIRENEKRAGDLLPICAFCRNKKTSLACSGCKSVYYCSEPCQKLDWVTHKTFCRSQKIQPKIRETLNSVQCSILGLVTPEEHQGKNPNDGKLLPSAEQMRLFQSAHCRQCQRKSIEIPCPYCKTVMYCSIVCRDLHETVHQKSCSFLQNQSHQENASEKTDNFSSFSISEVDFNVEYSPHHAIMPFGKNPLFIDDGADLDLIIERSEQSRLAAMTKTRHKFPDHTLVVRIREIPLETKFASNIHTCSQPFVFLSYIRRYHQYRGRHNVYLQDSERREIYASFYLPNDDPSPYFRWSDVVPGNFIAILSPCIHFFNDGTVGLRVDKASYVYCFDVKD
- the LOC128192643 gene encoding uncharacterized protein LOC128192643 isoform X2, which gives rise to MYYCSKDCQRGHWREGHRKHCVAVNNQVLSMGENRRNVCSFCGEESPDLLRCSRCKEVYYCSRDCQRGHWREGHREDCKEEIKYTDFTSTDAVCGFCCIKTNQLKKCSGCKDVSYCSKECQKQDWSRGHKNNCKKVGNKERPPLLGVSMEDNSSKNKTTPVMTDSERCSKCKNGGELKFCQGCKKQKYCSVKCQKADWKSHKVNCLKEQGKSIRENEKRAGDLLPICAFCRNKKTSLACSGCKSVYYCSEPCQKLDWVTHKTFCRSQKIQPKIRETLNSVQCSILGLVTPEEHQGKNPNDGKLLPSAEQMRLFQSAHCRQCQRKSIEIPCPYCKTVMYCSIVCRDLHETVHQKSCSFLQNQSHQENASEKTDNFSSFSISEVDFNVEYSPHHAIMPFGKNPLFIDDGADLDLIIERSEQSRLAAMTKTRHKFPDHTLVVRIREIPLETKFASNIHTCSQPFVFLSYIRRYHQYRGRHNVYLQDSERREIYASFYLPNDDPSPYFRWSDVVPGNFIAILSPCIHFFNDGTVGLRVDKASYVYCFDVKD